The window ATCGAGGTGATCCGCGCCGGTCCCCGGACGACGGTGCAGGACCACGGCCGCATCGGTCACGGCCACGAAGGCGTGCCCCGCGCCGGGGCCGCCGACCGGGTGGCGCTGGACGTCGCCAACTCGCTGGTGGGCAACCCCGCCGGCGCGGCCGGCCTCGAGACGACGCTGGGTGGACCGACGCTGCGGTTTCCCGCCGGCGGATTCGTAGCCGTCACCGGAGCCGAGGCCCCCGTCACCCTCGGCGATGCGCCGGTGCCGGACTTCCCGGCCCGGGTGAGGGTGCCCCCGGGGGCCACCCTCACGGTGGGGACCGCCAGGCGCGGCGTGCACACCTACGTGGCGGTGGCCGGGGGCGTCGACGTGCCGCCGGTGCTCGGGAGCCGCTCGACCGACACCCTGTCCGGACTGGGCCCCGGGGCCCTACAGGTGGGAGACCTGCTCCCGCTCGGCCCGGCCGGCGGGGAGGCGGGGACGGCGCCCCCCGAGTCCCTTCGCCCCCGTCCGGTCCCCACCCGGCTGCCCGAGTCGGGCGAGCTCCTGAAGGTGCGGGCCACGGTGGGACCACGGGCCGACTGGTTGGCGCCGGGCCAGCTCGACGCTCTGTTCACGGCCGAGATGACGGTGAGCCCGGTCAGCGACCGGATCGGGGTCAGGACCGACGGAGTGGAGCTGGCGATCGGTCACCGGGGGGAGCTTCCTTCCGAGGGCCTGGTGGCGGGCGCCGTCCAGGTGCCGCCGAGCGGGCGGCCGATCGTGCTGCTCGGCAACCACCCCACCACCGGTGGCTATCCCGTCGTGGCCGTGGTGGAGGACGGGGACCTGGCGATCCTGGCCCAGGCCCGGCCCGGATGCCGGATCCGGCTGGAGCGGATCTAGGCCGTCAGCCCGCCCGGCTACGCGATGGCGGCCAGGAGCTCGCCGCGCGGCGGGCCCAGCACCAGAGGCGGGCGGTTCTCCCGCTCCTGGAACGCCTCGAGCACCTTCCCGAGGACGTGGGGGTCCGACATCGGCGCCGTCGGCACGTCGAGCAGGTTCACCACCCGCAGGAAGGCCCGGAGGACGTGCGGATCCCGCCGGGCGGCGGGGAGCAGCCCGTCCCGCACCAGGCTGCCCGGCCCCAGCTCGTCAGAAGCGGCGCTCGACTCGGCGTCCTGGGCCACCGCCGCCTGGTACCAGGGCACGAGCTCGGCGTCGGTCAGCTGGTGGAACGCCGAGGCCGCCTCCGGGCCGCCGGGGTCGTGCTGGGTCAGCACTCCGGCCAGGAGGTAGGCGTGGACCAGGGCCAGCGAGCAGCCCCGGCCGTACAGCGGGTTGGTGCAGACCTGGGAGTCCCCGACCGCGAACAGGCCGGTCACGACCGGGCGTCCCCCGACGACGAAGTCCACCTTCCGGTTGACCAGCCGGGCCATCACCTCGACCCCGGTGATCCGCTCGGACCGCCCCGGCTCGACCCAGGCCGCCGTACCGGGCATGGCGTCGGCGGCCCGGTCGAACGGATCGTCACGGAGCAGCACCCGGAGGGCGGCGTCGGATGTCGGAACGGCGAAGGTGATCGAGAAGGTGCGGTTGTCCGCCGGGAAGATGGCGTACTTCATGTAGCCCAGGTCCCCGCCGATCGGTCCGTCGGCCGGAGGGCGCTCGGCGTCATCGGCCAACCGGTAGAAGCGGGTCGAGTACACGATGCCGGTGTCGGCGCTGACGACCTCGGGCGGGGTGACCCCGGCGTCCCGGAGCCAGGCGACCAGCGGTGAGCGCCGGCCGGTGGCATCGACCACCGCGTCGGCCTGCAGCCGCGGCCCCGACGCCAGCCGCACGCCGGTCACCCGCGGGACCGCCTGGTCGGGGCCCGGCCCCGTCCGCCCCCGGCCGGAGGCGGGCCGGTCCAGCTCCAGCCCGGCGGCCACGTCGTGCACCAGCTCCACCCCTCCGCCGGCGGTGACCAGGTCGCGGAGGACCCACTCGAAGGTGGTCCGCCTCGAGGCCAGGGCCACCAGGTCCTCGTCCCCCGGCTCGGGAACGAACCCCTCCATCTCCGGGGGCAGGCTGTCGGTGAACCGGAGCTCGGACACGCCGGCGGCGTACAGGGCGGACAGGACGTCGGGGGCCTCCCGCTCGAGGAGAGCCCGGGTCCGCGCCAGGAAGGCGTGCGAGTGCCTGGTCTGCGGAGCCCCCCGGCGCCCCCGGGCCGCGAAGGCGTCCTCGACGTCGACGGCCCGCCCGATGTCGTCGCGCTCGACGAGGGTCACCTGGTGACCGGCCCGACCGAGGGCGAGCGCCGATCCCAGGCCGGCGATCCCGGCCCCCAGCACGACGACCCTCATGCTCCGGACCGCCTCCGCTTGGGCGCAGTCTCCTTGGTCAACAGCCCCGCCTCCCGTTGAAAGTCCCCGGCATCCTCGAACCCCTTATAGACGCTGGCGAACCGCAGATACGAAACGTCGTCCACCCGGGCCAGCCGCTCGAGGACGGCCAGGCCGATCTGCTGGCTCGTCACCTCCCCGCCGAGAAGGCGGATCTCCTCCTCGACCCCGGCCGCCAGCTCCTCCATCTGGAGGTCGTCGACCGGGCGGTTCTTGGTCGCGGCCCGCACCCCGGCCACCACCTTGGCCCGTTCGAAGGGCT of the Acidimicrobiales bacterium genome contains:
- the nrdR gene encoding transcriptional regulator NrdR, which gives rise to MRCPWCSGQEDKVVDSRTAEEGAAIRRRRECLICCRRYTTFERVEEAPVMVAKRSGVREPFERAKVVAGVRAATKNRPVDDLQMEELAAGVEEEIRLLGGEVTSQQIGLAVLERLARVDDVSYLRFASVYKGFEDAGDFQREAGLLTKETAPKRRRSGA
- a CDS encoding 5-oxoprolinase/urea amidolyase family protein: MSRRVSVRPYGRTAFLLELSDQASVHRAWRRLMGARNGGSPLFAGIDDVVPGARTILVVCDRDRGDPAPLSDHLADWLLSGTDADAGGSADATGREIQIPVVYDGPDLDEVAALTGLSVREVVSRHTRGVWTVGFLGFGPGFAYLSGGDPALAVSRRTEPRPAVPAGAVGLAAGMSAVYPSDMPGGWQLIGRTGVVLFDPTRDPPALLGPGDRVRFRRVGHPTHPRPASDAVADQREGAGRRAAPVTSLAIEVIRAGPRTTVQDHGRIGHGHEGVPRAGAADRVALDVANSLVGNPAGAAGLETTLGGPTLRFPAGGFVAVTGAEAPVTLGDAPVPDFPARVRVPPGATLTVGTARRGVHTYVAVAGGVDVPPVLGSRSTDTLSGLGPGALQVGDLLPLGPAGGEAGTAPPESLRPRPVPTRLPESGELLKVRATVGPRADWLAPGQLDALFTAEMTVSPVSDRIGVRTDGVELAIGHRGELPSEGLVAGAVQVPPSGRPIVLLGNHPTTGGYPVVAVVEDGDLAILAQARPGCRIRLERI
- a CDS encoding FAD-dependent oxidoreductase; this translates as MRVVVLGAGIAGLGSALALGRAGHQVTLVERDDIGRAVDVEDAFAARGRRGAPQTRHSHAFLARTRALLEREAPDVLSALYAAGVSELRFTDSLPPEMEGFVPEPGDEDLVALASRRTTFEWVLRDLVTAGGGVELVHDVAAGLELDRPASGRGRTGPGPDQAVPRVTGVRLASGPRLQADAVVDATGRRSPLVAWLRDAGVTPPEVVSADTGIVYSTRFYRLADDAERPPADGPIGGDLGYMKYAIFPADNRTFSITFAVPTSDAALRVLLRDDPFDRAADAMPGTAAWVEPGRSERITGVEVMARLVNRKVDFVVGGRPVVTGLFAVGDSQVCTNPLYGRGCSLALVHAYLLAGVLTQHDPGGPEAASAFHQLTDAELVPWYQAAVAQDAESSAASDELGPGSLVRDGLLPAARRDPHVLRAFLRVVNLLDVPTAPMSDPHVLGKVLEAFQERENRPPLVLGPPRGELLAAIA